In Pseudomonas sp. FP1742, the DNA window TTCCGCAGTCGATCACCACTCAACTGGGCAACACCCTGACGATCACCGGCTACAACCCGGCCACTGGCGTGGTCAGTTACAGCTACACCCTGGTCGGCAATGAAACCCACTCCGCCGGTGACGGCACCAACAACCTCAGCGAACAGTTCACCGTAGTCGCAAGCGACCGCAACGGCGATACCGCCACCGGTTCGCTGGACGTCAATATCACCGACGATGTGCCCAGGGCCATCGACGACAGCAACGCCCATACCGCATCGGAAACCCTGCCAACCCTGACCGGCAGCGTGCTGCCCAACGACATCCAGGGCGCCGACCGCATTGCCACCGGCCCCGACAGCGGGCCGATCATCGGCGGCACCTTCACCGGGACGTTCGGCACCTTGGTGTTGAACGCCAACGGCACCTACACCTACACCCTGAATACCAGCGACGCCGATTTCAAAGCCTTGCACGGTGGCGGCAACGGCACCGAAAATTTCGTCTACACCCTCACCGATGCCGATGGCGATACCAGCACCGCGACGCTGGTGCTGAACATCCATAACAACGACGACACGGTGACTCTCGATGGCCTGAACACCGAGGGCGGCGAGCTGACCGTCAACGAGAAAAACCTTAGCGACGGCAGCAACCCTGATGCATCGGCCCTGACCCAAAGCGGCACGTTCACCATTACTGCGCTGGATGGCGTGCAAACCCTCAGCGTCGGCGGAATCAATGTGGTGGTTGGCGGTGTATCGGCGGGTTTCCCGCAATCAATCGTCACGCCGCTGGGCAGTACGCTGACCATTACCGGCTACGACAGCACGACCGGCGTGGTCAGCTACAGCTACACCCTGGTGGATAACGAAACCCATCCGAATGCCAACGGCGCCAACAGTCTCTCCGAACAGTTTGCGGTCACCGTGGTGGACGACAACGGCACCACCGCCAATGGCAGCCTCGATGTGAACATCGTCGATGACTTGCCTCAGGCCGTAGATGACAGCAACGCCCATACCGCATCGGAAACTTTGCTGACCCTGACCGGCAGCGTGCTGCCTAACGATATCCAGGGCGCCGACCGCATTGCCACCGGCCCCGACAGCGGGCCGATCATCGGCGGTACTTTCACCGGGACTTACGGCACTTTGGTGTTGAACGCCAACGGCACCTACACCTACACCCTGAACACCAGCGATGCCGATTTCAACGCCTTGCACGGTGGTGGCAACGGCACCGAGAACTTCGTCTACACCCTCACCGATGCCGATGGCGATACCAGTACCGCAACGCTGGTGCTGAACATCCATAACAACGATGACCCGGTGACCCTCGATGGCCTGAACGTCAACGGCGGCGAACTCACCGTTTATGAAAAAAACCTCAGCGACGGCACCAGCCCCAACACCGCGGCCCTGACCCAGAGCGGCACCTTCACCGTCACCGCGCTCGATGGTTTGCAAACCCTGACCGTGGGTGGCATTGCGGTGGTCACCGATGGCGTGGCCGCAGGCTTCCCGCAATCGATCGTCACACCGCTGGGCAGTACGCTGACCATCACCGGCTACGACAGCGCGACCGGCGTGGTCAGCTACAGCTACACCCTGGTGGATAACGAAACCCACCCGAACGCCAACGGCACCAACAGCATCACTGAGAACCTCAACGTCATCGCCACTGACGTCGACGGCAGCACGGCGTTGGGCCAGATCAACGTCAACATCGTCGATGACTTGCCCACCGCCAACCCGGACCACGCCTCAGTGGCCGAGGGCGCGACGGTCTCGGGCAACGTGCTGGGCAACGACATCGGCGGCGCCGACGGACCAGCCCTCGGCGGCGCGGTGGTCGGCGTGCGCGCCGGCAGCGACACCTCGACTTCGGCCATCGGTGGCTTGAACACGCAAATCAACGGCACCTATGGCTACCTGACCCTGGATGCCAACGGCGATGCGGTCTATCACAGCAATCCAAATGCCGTGAACGGCCCTGGCGCGACCGACGTGTTCACCTACACCGTGCGTGATGCCGACGGCGATGAAAGCACCACCACCATTACCATCGACGTAGCCAACTGCACCCTCGTAGCGACCATCGATACGGATGTGACGGTTAATGAAAAAGCGCTGGATCTGACCAAGGACGGGCAGGATCTGGCGGCAGGTACCGTCATCGGCAGCGAGCCTGGCAACACCGGTGAAACCGCCTCCGGCACGCTGGTGGGGGCGGTCACCGGTACCAGCGACACCATCACGTACAGCCTGGTCGGCAGCGCCACCGGGACTTATGGGCAAATCCTGCTCAACCCCGACGGCAGCTACACCTACACCCTGACCTCGCCTCCGACGACTACACCTCACGCCAACGATGGCGCGAACACCCTCAGCGAAAGTTTCACCTATCAGGCCACCGACTCCCTGGGCAACAGCGTCACCAGCACCATTGTGATCAACATCGTCGACGACGTGCCAACCGCCCACGCCGATGCCGTCTCGGTGGCGGAGGGCGGCACGGTCAGCGGGAATGTCTTGGGCAATGATGTGCTCGGTGCTGACGGCCCGGCCTTGGGTGGCGCGGTGGTTGGCGTGCGCGCCGGCAGCGACACCTCGACTTCGGCCATTGGCGGCTTGAACACGCAAATCAACGGTGCTTACGGCTATCTCACCCTGGATGCCAACGGCAACGCCTTGTACCACAGCAACCCGAATTCGGTCAGCGAACCGGGGGCCACGGATGTGTTCACTTACACCGTGCGCGATGGCGACGGCGATGAAAGCACCACGACCATCACCATCGACATCTCCAACTGTTCGCTCGTGGTGGCCCCCGATAACGACGTGACCGTTTACGAAAAAGCGTTGGATCTGACCAAGGACGGACAGGACCTGGCGGCGGGGACTGTCATCGGCAGCGAGCCTGATAACACCGGTGAAACTGCCTCGGGCACGTTGGTCGGTTCAATCACTGGCGCCACCGGTGCAATCACTTACGCTCTGGTCGGCAGCGCCACCGGCACTTACGGGCAAATCCTGCTCAACCCGGACGGTTCCTACACCTACACCCTGACCTCGGCACCCACCACCACGCCGCACGCCAACGACGGACCGAACACCCTGAGCGAGAGTTTCACCTACCAGGCCACCGACTCTGTGGGCAACAGCGTCACCAGCACCATCGTGATCAACATTGTCGATGATGTGCCGACGGCCCATTGCGATTCGGTTTCGGTGGTGGAGGGCGCCACGGTCAGCGGCAATGTGCTGCACAACGATGTGCTCGGCGCTGACGGCCCTGCCTTGGGTGGGGCAGTGGTCGGCGTGCGTGCTGGCAGCGACACCTCGACCTCGGCCATCGGTGGCTTGAATACGCAAATCAATGGCACCTACGGCTACCTGACCCTGGATGCCAATGGCAACGCCGTGTACCACAGCAACCCGAATTCAGTCGGCGAAGCGGGCGCCACGGATGTGTTCACCTACACCGTGCGCGATGCCGACGGCGATGAAAGCACCACCACGATCACCGTTGACGTGTCCAACAACTGCCTCGTAGCGGCCACCGATACCGATGTAACCGTCTATGAAAAGGCGTTGGATCTGACCCAGGATGGGCAGGACCTGGCGGCGGGCAGCGTCACCGGCAGCGAGCCCGGCAACACCGGTGAAACCGGCTCCGGCACGTTGGCAGGCTCGGTCACTGGCGCCACTGGCGCGATCACCTACACCCTGGTCGGCAGCGCCACCGGCACCTACGGGCAGATCCTGCTCAATGCCGATGGTTCCTACACGTACACCCTGACCTCGGCGCCGAAAACTTCGCCGAACGCCAACGATGGCGCGAACACCTTGAATGAAAGCTTCACCTACAAAGCCACCGATGCGCTGGGCAACAGCACCACCGGCACCCTTGTGGTCAGCATCGTCGATGACGTGCCTCACGCCGTCGCCTCGGACCGTTCGGTGCCGGCCGTGCAGATCGACTCCAACCTGATGCTGGTGATCGATGTATCCGGCAGCATGGACGACCCCTCCGGCGTATCGGGCCTGTCGCGGCTGGACCTGGCCAAGCAGGCGATCAGCGCGCTGCTCGACAAGTACGACAATCTGGGTGATGTGAAGGTGCAGATCGTCACCTTCAGCAGCAGCGCCACCGACCAGACGTCGATCTGGGTCGATGTGGCGACCGCCAAGTCGATCATCGCTACGCTGACGGCAGGTGGCGGCACCAACTACGACGCGGCCGTGGCGACCATGGAGAGCGCGTTCGATACCTCGGGCAAACTCACCGGGGCGCAGAACGTCGGCTACTTCTTCTCCGATGGCAAACCCAATGAAGGCGACAT includes these proteins:
- a CDS encoding retention module-containing protein, with product MATLIGIVSKVIGQVYAVAGDGTRRNLVEGDRLFAGEQLVTGAEGAVAVHLQSGQELTLGRDSSLQMTAQLLAHQVPHVETTDAVTPSQAQLTDVEQLQKAIAAGADPTQTAEATAAGPGTTGAPGGALGGGHSFVLLEEVGGRVDPTIGFPTAGFNGIPEFPLERRDAAPDNGNNGIVTPFAANVPNNPVTLTGLSVAGGELTLNEANLADGSASNPGALTQHSTFTVSAPDGLTSLSIGGISVISGGVPIGFPQSITTQLGNTLTITGYNPATGVVSYSYTLVGNETHSAGDGTNNLSEQFTVVASDRNGDTATGSLDVNITDDVPRAIDDSNAHTASETLPTLTGSVLPNDIQGADRIATGPDSGPIIGGTFTGTFGTLVLNANGTYTYTLNTSDADFKALHGGGNGTENFVYTLTDADGDTSTATLVLNIHNNDDTVTLDGLNTEGGELTVNEKNLSDGSNPDASALTQSGTFTITALDGVQTLSVGGINVVVGGVSAGFPQSIVTPLGSTLTITGYDSTTGVVSYSYTLVDNETHPNANGANSLSEQFAVTVVDDNGTTANGSLDVNIVDDLPQAVDDSNAHTASETLLTLTGSVLPNDIQGADRIATGPDSGPIIGGTFTGTYGTLVLNANGTYTYTLNTSDADFNALHGGGNGTENFVYTLTDADGDTSTATLVLNIHNNDDPVTLDGLNVNGGELTVYEKNLSDGTSPNTAALTQSGTFTVTALDGLQTLTVGGIAVVTDGVAAGFPQSIVTPLGSTLTITGYDSATGVVSYSYTLVDNETHPNANGTNSITENLNVIATDVDGSTALGQINVNIVDDLPTANPDHASVAEGATVSGNVLGNDIGGADGPALGGAVVGVRAGSDTSTSAIGGLNTQINGTYGYLTLDANGDAVYHSNPNAVNGPGATDVFTYTVRDADGDESTTTITIDVANCTLVATIDTDVTVNEKALDLTKDGQDLAAGTVIGSEPGNTGETASGTLVGAVTGTSDTITYSLVGSATGTYGQILLNPDGSYTYTLTSPPTTTPHANDGANTLSESFTYQATDSLGNSVTSTIVINIVDDVPTAHADAVSVAEGGTVSGNVLGNDVLGADGPALGGAVVGVRAGSDTSTSAIGGLNTQINGAYGYLTLDANGNALYHSNPNSVSEPGATDVFTYTVRDGDGDESTTTITIDISNCSLVVAPDNDVTVYEKALDLTKDGQDLAAGTVIGSEPDNTGETASGTLVGSITGATGAITYALVGSATGTYGQILLNPDGSYTYTLTSAPTTTPHANDGPNTLSESFTYQATDSVGNSVTSTIVINIVDDVPTAHCDSVSVVEGATVSGNVLHNDVLGADGPALGGAVVGVRAGSDTSTSAIGGLNTQINGTYGYLTLDANGNAVYHSNPNSVGEAGATDVFTYTVRDADGDESTTTITVDVSNNCLVAATDTDVTVYEKALDLTQDGQDLAAGSVTGSEPGNTGETGSGTLAGSVTGATGAITYTLVGSATGTYGQILLNADGSYTYTLTSAPKTSPNANDGANTLNESFTYKATDALGNSTTGTLVVSIVDDVPHAVASDRSVPAVQIDSNLMLVIDVSGSMDDPSGVSGLSRLDLAKQAISALLDKYDNLGDVKVQIVTFSSSATDQTSIWVDVATAKSIIATLTAGGGTNYDAAVATMESAFDTSGKLTGAQNVGYFFSDGKPNEGDIGTADEIALKAFLDANGIKNYAIGLGSGVNNASLDPVAYDGSTHTDTNAVVVTDLNQLNSVLSGTVQGAPVTGSLLGEGGTFGADGGFIKTLTVDGTTYTYDPKANSNQGSLNFSGGANHGTFNTVDNTLSIATNNSGTLLVNLDTGEYTYTSQKTTAVQITENIGFTASDNDGDLTSSTLTVNVIPNSPPVAVDDHIITNVLSGSIVVPGELLLANDTDPNGDALTASPTTFNTGWTAKGADFTGTNTSFSFTGNNVQAVTIARSAFVANAAAMTAMLVVSGALGSVSTNNTNDEDRITVNLKQGETLNLDHNLAAGHITMEYSVNGGAYMALADGQTITATADGTYQIHITNIDDGGPGNSGKGAENYQLTMTVNYAGAQDSTPDFHGTYTASDNHGGSDSAAVNITYQDGHTLTGTSGDDVLIAGTGNNVINAGDGNDVLTAGSGNNEMHGGAGNDLLFSGPGNDWLDGGTGNDTTSYAHATAGVTVDLSLLTAQNTVGAGTDTLTGIENLTGSNFNDSLTGDNNGNIINGGLGNDVLNGGGGDDFLIGGLGDNTLTGGSGADTFQWLKGNSGHDVITDFTPGTDKLDLSQLLQGENGTAASLDDYLHFKVTGSGATLVTSIDVSAMAGATPNQTIDLAGVNLASHYGVTPGAGGVIAGGADTATIINGMLNDHSLKVDTV